In one window of Bradyrhizobium sp. AZCC 1721 DNA:
- a CDS encoding alpha/beta hydrolase produces MIFHQISDWNDAYANAPNIPGGERWPAAWVQPAQAYRDALQDSGRAMLDVGYGERARNRFDLFEPEGRPKGLVVFVHGGFWKALDKSFWSHLARGSVESGYAVAMPSYTLCPAVRICEITREIAAAVERAAAMVEGPLFLAGHSAGGHLVTRMISATSPLPDDVRARISHTVSISGVHDLRPLMKAAMNTDLRIDEAEALVESPALLEPMPSARLTCWVGSAERPEFVRQNALLANIWTGLGAKTCVIEEPGRHHFDVIDGLADPCHQLTRALLSPQPAEFVK; encoded by the coding sequence GTGATTTTTCATCAGATTTCCGACTGGAACGACGCCTATGCGAATGCTCCGAACATTCCGGGCGGCGAACGCTGGCCGGCGGCGTGGGTGCAGCCCGCACAGGCCTATCGCGACGCACTTCAAGACAGCGGCCGCGCGATGCTCGACGTCGGCTATGGCGAGCGCGCACGAAACCGCTTCGATCTCTTTGAACCGGAGGGCCGGCCAAAGGGCCTGGTCGTCTTCGTCCATGGCGGATTCTGGAAGGCGCTCGACAAGAGCTTTTGGTCGCATCTCGCGCGTGGATCGGTTGAAAGCGGCTATGCGGTGGCGATGCCCTCTTACACGCTATGCCCGGCCGTGCGCATCTGCGAGATCACGCGCGAGATTGCCGCGGCCGTCGAGCGCGCTGCCGCGATGGTCGAAGGTCCGCTTTTTCTGGCGGGCCATTCCGCCGGCGGGCATCTGGTGACACGCATGATCTCGGCGACGTCGCCGCTCCCGGACGATGTCAGGGCTCGCATCAGCCACACCGTCTCCATTTCCGGCGTTCATGACCTTCGTCCGCTGATGAAGGCCGCCATGAACACGGACCTTCGGATCGACGAGGCCGAGGCGCTCGTGGAAAGCCCCGCATTGCTGGAGCCGATGCCGAGTGCGCGCCTAACATGCTGGGTAGGCAGCGCCGAGCGCCCGGAATTCGTCCGCCAGAACGCGCTCCTCGCCAACATCTGGACCGGGCTGGGTGCGAAAACCTGCGTGATCGAAGAACCCGGCCGGCATCATTTCGATGTCATCGATGGGCTCGCCGATCCCTGTCACCAACTCACCAGGGCCTTGTTGTCGCCGCAGCCTGCTGAATTTGTGAAATGA
- the kynU gene encoding kynureninase: MTDFTRTKSLFAIPDGVIYLDGNSLGPLPVAAADRVGRMMSDEWGKHLIKGWNVAGWMTQPRRVGDRIGRLIGAADGTVVVGDTLSIKVYQALASALELNPSRRVILSDTGNFPSDLYIASGLLETLGRGYELKVVAPEDVEGAIDETVAVLMLTEVDYRTGRLHDMSALTRRAHAAGALTVWDLAHSAGAIPVDLEGTEADFAVGCTYKYLNAGPGAPAFIYVAPKHADTARPALSGWMGHHAPFAFDLDYRAGPGIERMRVGTPPIIAMAALDAALDVWDGVSMTDVRDASIALADLFIREVERRCPELTLASPRNGKRRGSQVSFRHPDGYAIMQALIARDVIGDFRAPDMMRFGFTPLYIGEAEVRAAVDVLADVLTNRRWDTADYRKKALVT; encoded by the coding sequence ATGACCGATTTCACGCGAACAAAATCCCTGTTCGCCATCCCGGATGGCGTGATCTATCTGGACGGCAATTCGCTCGGTCCCCTGCCCGTTGCAGCCGCCGATCGCGTCGGCCGCATGATGTCGGATGAATGGGGCAAGCACCTTATCAAGGGCTGGAACGTCGCCGGGTGGATGACGCAGCCGCGGCGTGTCGGCGACCGCATCGGCCGGTTGATCGGCGCTGCCGACGGGACAGTTGTGGTGGGCGATACGCTGTCGATCAAAGTCTACCAGGCGCTGGCCTCGGCGCTCGAACTCAATCCGTCGCGGCGCGTGATCTTGTCGGACACCGGCAACTTTCCTTCCGATCTCTACATTGCCAGCGGTCTGCTTGAAACGCTCGGCCGTGGCTACGAGTTGAAAGTCGTGGCCCCCGAAGACGTCGAAGGCGCCATCGACGAGACGGTCGCGGTGCTGATGCTGACCGAGGTCGACTATCGCACCGGCCGGCTGCACGACATGAGCGCGCTGACGCGCAGGGCGCATGCCGCCGGCGCCTTGACGGTCTGGGATCTGGCGCATTCCGCGGGCGCGATTCCGGTCGACTTGGAAGGAACCGAAGCCGATTTCGCCGTCGGCTGCACCTACAAATATCTCAATGCCGGTCCTGGCGCGCCAGCCTTCATCTATGTTGCGCCGAAGCACGCCGATACGGCGCGGCCAGCGCTTTCCGGTTGGATGGGTCATCATGCGCCCTTTGCCTTTGACCTCGACTATCGGGCCGGGCCGGGCATTGAGCGAATGCGAGTGGGTACGCCTCCGATCATTGCGATGGCCGCGCTCGACGCCGCCCTCGACGTCTGGGACGGCGTCAGCATGACCGACGTGCGCGATGCATCGATCGCGCTCGCCGACCTGTTCATCCGCGAAGTCGAACGACGTTGTCCCGAGCTGACGCTGGCTTCGCCGCGGAACGGAAAGCGGCGCGGCAGCCAGGTTTCATTTCGTCACCCGGATGGCTACGCGATCATGCAGGCGCTGATCGCGCGCGACGTGATAGGCGACTTCCGCGCGCCGGACATGATGCGCTTCGGCTTTACGCCGCTCTACATCGGAGAAGCCGAGGTTCGCGCGGCAGTCGACGTCCTCGCCGACGTCTTGACCAATCGCCGCTGGGATACCGCGGACTATCGCAAAAAGGCGCTCGTTACATGA
- the kynA gene encoding tryptophan 2,3-dioxygenase, whose amino-acid sequence MTGKPDDSSHEAAQMSFDGRMSYSDYLHLERVLDAQEPLSDAHDELLFIIQHQTSELWMKLAIHEIRSAIKAIRHDQLHPAFKMLSRVARIFEQLNTAWDVLRTMTPSEYTEFRDQLGQSSGFQSYQYRAIEFLAGNRNLALLGPHAHRADIMAKLEEILAEPGLYDEALLLLARNGFDIGEDARRTDWRVTRTPNDEVLKAWKTIYASPAKHWMLYELAEKLVDFEDYFRRWRFNHVTTVERIIGLKRGTGGTSGVFYLRKMLEVELFPELWRLRTEL is encoded by the coding sequence ATGACTGGCAAGCCCGACGACTCCTCGCATGAGGCAGCCCAGATGTCGTTCGACGGGCGCATGTCCTACAGCGATTATCTGCATCTGGAACGCGTTCTGGACGCGCAAGAGCCGCTCTCGGACGCGCATGACGAACTGCTGTTCATCATCCAGCACCAGACTTCCGAACTCTGGATGAAGCTGGCCATCCACGAAATCCGTTCCGCCATCAAGGCGATCCGCCACGACCAGTTGCATCCTGCCTTCAAGATGCTGTCGCGCGTCGCCCGGATCTTCGAGCAGCTCAATACCGCCTGGGACGTGTTGCGGACGATGACACCCAGCGAATACACCGAGTTTCGCGATCAGCTCGGGCAGTCCTCGGGTTTTCAGTCGTACCAGTACCGCGCGATCGAGTTTCTCGCCGGCAATCGCAATTTGGCGCTGCTTGGCCCGCATGCCCACCGCGCCGACATCATGGCCAAGCTCGAGGAAATTCTCGCTGAGCCGGGCCTCTATGACGAGGCGTTGCTGCTGCTGGCGCGCAATGGTTTCGACATCGGCGAAGACGCGCGCCGAACCGACTGGCGCGTCACGCGCACGCCAAACGACGAGGTTTTGAAGGCCTGGAAGACTATCTATGCGTCGCCAGCGAAACACTGGATGCTCTACGAGCTTGCGGAAAAGCTGGTCGATTTCGAAGACTATTTCCGCCGCTGGCGCTTCAACCACGTCACGACCGTCGAACGCATCATCGGCCTGAAGCGCGGGACCGGCGGCACGTCGGGCGTCTTCTACTTGCGCAAGATGCTCGAAGTCGAACTTTTTCCGGAACTCTGGAGGCTGAGAACAGAGCTTTAA
- a CDS encoding RidA family protein — translation MTAPKGPTLSVVPHPTTDTSPPGPQVLQPSGWPMPKGYANGIAADGRLVVTGGVIGWDTQGRLEPDFVAQVRQTLSNIAEILAEGGAGPEHLVRLTWYVVDIEEYLASLKELGRVYREIFGAHYPAMALVQVVRLVEKEARVEIEATAVVPR, via the coding sequence GTGACCGCCCCCAAAGGCCCCACACTGAGCGTGGTGCCTCATCCCACGACCGACACCTCGCCGCCGGGCCCGCAAGTGCTGCAGCCGAGCGGCTGGCCGATGCCGAAAGGCTACGCCAACGGCATAGCGGCCGACGGCCGGCTCGTGGTGACCGGCGGCGTGATCGGCTGGGATACGCAGGGCCGCCTGGAGCCCGATTTCGTCGCGCAGGTGCGCCAGACGCTATCCAACATCGCCGAGATTCTAGCCGAGGGCGGCGCCGGACCTGAGCATCTGGTGCGCCTGACCTGGTATGTCGTCGACATCGAGGAGTATCTCGCGAGCCTGAAAGAACTCGGCCGCGTCTACCGCGAGATTTTCGGCGCGCACTATCCGGCGATGGCGCTGGTGCAGGTAGTGCGCCTGGTCGAGAAGGAAGCCCGCGTCGAGATCGAAGCGACGGCGGTGGTGCCGCGCTGA
- a CDS encoding benzoate-CoA ligase family protein → MSGSTPIRSLGGSLGPSGHVDDFTRRNLPPSEQWPDLLLDRPEFQYPEYLNAAVELTDRIVEEGWGDRIALIGNGRQRTYKELADWSNRLAHALVENYGVKPGNRVLIRSGNNPALVAAWLAATKAGAVVVNTMPMLRAGELSKIVDKAEIALALTDSRIADELVACAKTSRFLKQVVNFDGTSNHDAELDRVALNKPVRFNAVKTGRDDVALLGFTSGTTGEPKATMHFHRDLMIIADGYAREVLNVTEDDVFVGSPPLAFTFGLGGLAIFPLRFGATATLLENASPPEMVKIIETYKATICFTSPTAYRAMMAAMDNGADLSSLRLAVSAGETLPAPVFEGWTRKTGKTILDGIGSTELLHIFITNRIGDAVAGTTGHPVTGYEAKIVDDDMNELPPGTIGKLAVRGPTGCRYLADARQSNYVRDGWNLTGDTFVRDANGRLSFVARSDDMIVSSGYNIAGPEVEAALLSHPAVAECGVVGAPDEARGMIVKAYVVLAGGAAADAALTQALQDHVKQTIAPYKYPRAIEYVAQLPKTETGKLRRFALRQMAAAGPASPSVAAE, encoded by the coding sequence ATGTCAGGTAGCACTCCCATCCGATCCCTTGGCGGGTCTCTCGGCCCGTCGGGGCACGTCGACGATTTTACGCGGCGAAATCTGCCGCCATCAGAGCAATGGCCGGATCTGCTGCTCGATCGGCCGGAATTTCAGTATCCCGAATATCTCAACGCCGCAGTCGAACTGACCGATCGGATCGTCGAAGAGGGCTGGGGCGATCGGATCGCACTGATCGGCAACGGCCGCCAGCGCACCTACAAGGAACTGGCTGACTGGTCCAACCGCCTCGCGCATGCGCTGGTGGAGAACTACGGCGTCAAGCCCGGCAACCGCGTCCTGATCCGCTCCGGCAACAACCCGGCGTTGGTCGCGGCGTGGCTCGCGGCCACAAAAGCAGGCGCCGTCGTCGTCAACACCATGCCGATGCTGCGCGCCGGTGAATTGAGCAAGATCGTCGACAAGGCGGAGATTGCGCTGGCGCTGACCGACAGCCGCATCGCCGATGAACTGGTCGCGTGCGCGAAGACCAGCCGCTTCCTGAAGCAGGTGGTGAATTTCGACGGCACGTCGAACCACGATGCCGAGCTCGACAGGGTTGCGCTGAACAAGCCGGTCCGGTTCAACGCGGTGAAGACAGGGCGCGACGACGTCGCCCTGCTGGGATTTACCTCGGGCACGACGGGCGAGCCGAAGGCGACGATGCATTTCCATCGCGACCTCATGATCATTGCGGACGGCTATGCCAGGGAAGTGCTCAACGTTACAGAGGACGACGTTTTCGTCGGCTCGCCGCCGCTGGCCTTTACCTTCGGGCTCGGAGGGCTGGCAATCTTCCCCCTGCGCTTCGGCGCAACGGCGACGCTATTGGAAAACGCGTCGCCGCCCGAGATGGTCAAGATCATCGAGACCTACAAGGCGACGATCTGCTTCACCTCGCCGACCGCGTATCGCGCGATGATGGCGGCGATGGATAATGGCGCCGACCTGTCGTCGCTGCGGCTGGCGGTTTCCGCCGGCGAGACATTGCCGGCGCCGGTGTTCGAAGGCTGGACCCGCAAGACCGGCAAGACCATCCTTGACGGCATCGGCTCCACGGAATTGCTGCACATTTTCATTACTAACCGGATCGGCGATGCGGTGGCAGGGACGACTGGACATCCCGTGACGGGCTACGAGGCAAAAATCGTCGACGACGACATGAACGAATTGCCGCCCGGCACCATCGGCAAGCTCGCGGTGCGCGGGCCGACCGGCTGCCGCTATCTCGCCGACGCAAGGCAGTCGAACTATGTGCGCGACGGCTGGAATCTGACGGGCGATACCTTTGTCCGCGACGCGAATGGCCGATTGTCCTTTGTCGCCCGCTCGGACGACATGATCGTCTCCTCCGGCTACAACATCGCAGGCCCCGAGGTCGAAGCGGCGCTGCTGTCGCATCCCGCCGTCGCCGAATGCGGCGTGGTCGGCGCGCCCGACGAGGCGCGGGGCATGATCGTCAAGGCTTACGTGGTTCTGGCCGGCGGCGCTGCTGCCGACGCTGCGCTGACGCAGGCCTTGCAGGATCACGTCAAGCAGACGATTGCACCCTATAAATATCCGCGTGCGATCGAATATGTCGCGCAACTGCCGAAGACCGAGACCGGCAAGCTGAGGCGCTTTGCGCTGAGGCAGATGGCTGCGGCCGGCCCGGCGTCGCCAAGCGTTGCCGCGGAATAA
- a CDS encoding flavin-containing monooxygenase, protein MVSRKKVCVIGAGVSGLAAAKAFAARGHQITLVERSGDLGGVWEPARSYPEVQTQSPKDLYRYTDKAMPDSYPEWPKGPQVHAYLTEYAKDNDLLGAIRFNTTVVQMDRRPDSAPGWRLDLRGPDGGVSHEDFDFVAVCTGQFNEPQTLSLPGEDAFKAQGGRILHSSQYNDPAIAKGRRIVVLGGSKSATDIAVNAVNSGAAEVTLVYREPVWRIPYFIGGLVNFKRILYIRAQEEMFRSWGIGAMSQFAHAVAKPLVWANWRGLESLLKIQLKLGKCDMVPKERIEDGVNCSVPIATPGFFAMVADKRIKAIRGSFERYDGNTIVMTGGQRVQADVAVLAIGYKLGVPFLPQAYRDRLVDPDGQYRLYRLIANPDLPEMGFVGFNSSFCTVLCADLAANWLVRYADGQLVRQPTPKEMRDNIEMMLRFKRVERPAAGVYGGLCVAPYHFKHFDELLADIGVSGRRRNPLVEKFTPPDAAAYGRFLALAPDYRAA, encoded by the coding sequence ATGGTCAGCCGAAAGAAAGTCTGCGTCATTGGCGCCGGCGTATCCGGACTTGCGGCCGCAAAAGCCTTCGCCGCGCGCGGACATCAGATCACGCTCGTCGAGCGCAGCGGCGATCTTGGCGGCGTCTGGGAACCGGCGCGGTCCTATCCCGAGGTGCAAACACAGAGCCCGAAGGATTTATACCGCTACACCGACAAGGCGATGCCGGATTCTTATCCGGAATGGCCGAAAGGTCCGCAGGTCCACGCCTACCTGACCGAATACGCAAAGGACAACGATCTCCTCGGCGCGATCCGCTTCAACACGACCGTGGTGCAAATGGATCGTCGGCCCGACTCAGCGCCGGGCTGGCGGCTCGATCTGCGTGGGCCGGACGGCGGCGTCAGTCATGAAGACTTCGATTTCGTCGCGGTATGCACCGGGCAGTTCAATGAGCCGCAGACGCTCAGCCTGCCGGGCGAAGACGCCTTCAAGGCGCAGGGCGGGCGCATTCTGCACTCCTCGCAATACAACGACCCGGCGATTGCCAAAGGCCGCAGGATCGTCGTGCTCGGCGGCTCGAAGTCGGCGACCGATATCGCCGTCAACGCGGTCAATTCCGGGGCGGCCGAAGTGACGCTGGTGTACCGCGAGCCGGTGTGGCGGATTCCCTATTTCATCGGCGGCTTGGTCAATTTCAAACGCATTCTCTACATCCGCGCGCAGGAGGAGATGTTCCGGAGCTGGGGCATCGGCGCGATGTCACAGTTCGCGCATGCGGTGGCAAAGCCGCTCGTCTGGGCCAACTGGCGCGGGCTGGAGAGCCTTCTGAAAATTCAACTCAAGCTCGGCAAATGCGACATGGTGCCGAAAGAGCGGATCGAAGACGGCGTCAACTGCTCGGTGCCGATCGCGACGCCGGGATTCTTTGCGATGGTCGCGGACAAGCGCATCAAGGCTATCAGAGGCAGTTTTGAGCGCTATGATGGCAATACGATCGTGATGACCGGCGGGCAGCGCGTCCAGGCCGACGTGGCCGTGCTCGCGATCGGCTACAAACTGGGTGTGCCGTTCCTGCCGCAGGCTTACCGGGACAGACTGGTCGATCCCGACGGGCAGTATCGGCTCTATCGGCTGATTGCCAACCCGGACCTGCCCGAAATGGGATTCGTCGGCTTCAACTCCAGCTTCTGCACAGTGCTGTGCGCAGACCTCGCCGCGAACTGGCTCGTGCGCTATGCCGACGGCCAGCTCGTCCGTCAGCCGACGCCCAAGGAAATGCGCGACAACATCGAGATGATGCTGCGTTTCAAGCGCGTCGAGCGGCCGGCCGCCGGCGTCTATGGCGGGCTGTGCGTCGCGCCCTATCACTTCAAGCATTTTGACGAATTGCTCGCCGACATCGGCGTATCCGGACGAAGGCGCAATCCGCTGGTGGAGAAGTTTACCCCGCCCGATGCCGCCGCCTACGGCCGCTTCCTCGCCTTGGCGCCGGACTACCGGGCCGCCTGA
- a CDS encoding cupin domain-containing protein, which translates to MAALEKGITKNGTGYGGKTWNILGQVYFPKAVTDSTFAFETNSEPGQFVPVHVHPTQDEFILVQEGVLDLKLDGVWVQAKAGDLVRMPRGIPHGYFNKSDKPARALFWVSPMQKLEALFNQLHNLTDPEEVVRISAQHEVNFLPPEANE; encoded by the coding sequence ATGGCCGCGCTCGAAAAAGGCATCACCAAGAACGGCACCGGCTACGGCGGCAAGACCTGGAATATTCTCGGTCAGGTCTACTTCCCCAAGGCCGTGACCGATTCAACCTTTGCCTTCGAGACCAATAGCGAGCCCGGACAATTCGTGCCGGTGCACGTTCACCCGACTCAGGATGAATTCATCCTGGTGCAGGAGGGCGTTCTCGATCTCAAGCTCGACGGCGTCTGGGTGCAGGCCAAGGCCGGCGACCTGGTTCGGATGCCACGCGGCATCCCGCATGGCTACTTCAACAAATCAGACAAGCCGGCCCGCGCGCTGTTCTGGGTGTCGCCGATGCAGAAGCTCGAAGCGCTGTTCAACCAGCTTCACAATCTGACCGACCCCGAAGAGGTGGTCCGGATCTCGGCGCAGCATGAAGTGAACTTCTTGCCGCCCGAGGCCAACGAATAG
- a CDS encoding AraC family transcriptional regulator produces METGTSIVRHDPTVRLAAFNRVSTDSVDAAADAIGRIFCPHELKPARASSEFFALHNCAISGGFSINYVAYGGSVLIDPGCLERFFLLQIPVHGSARIQTASCDIATAPGASASLLSPTIPTRMTWQSNCAQIILLVDRRLIEQRAAALSGRPAGAVEFEPAVDLSSAAGRALQSQILEFVDLAEHLGPRRPLSPITAASIRETLLGALLHGQHHSASDAIDRFGGRAETLPQSLRRAREFLYAHADEPLDLEQLSAAAGTGIRALQLGFRRHFGTSISEMLRDIRLAHLNVRLAVASPNDSVTDIAFELGFTHLSRMASAYRIKFGETPSATLRGMN; encoded by the coding sequence GTGGAGACGGGCACGAGCATTGTCAGGCATGACCCGACCGTCCGGCTGGCGGCGTTCAACCGCGTTTCGACCGACAGCGTCGATGCTGCCGCCGACGCGATTGGACGCATATTCTGCCCGCATGAGCTAAAGCCCGCCCGCGCCTCATCCGAATTTTTCGCGCTGCATAACTGTGCGATCTCTGGCGGATTTTCCATCAACTACGTCGCCTATGGCGGGTCGGTGTTGATCGACCCCGGCTGCCTCGAGCGTTTCTTCCTGTTGCAAATTCCCGTACACGGCTCGGCACGGATCCAGACGGCCTCGTGCGACATCGCAACCGCTCCCGGCGCCAGCGCCTCGCTGTTGTCGCCGACGATCCCGACGCGAATGACTTGGCAGAGCAATTGCGCCCAGATCATTCTGCTGGTCGACCGCCGCCTGATAGAGCAACGGGCCGCGGCATTATCGGGGCGGCCGGCAGGCGCGGTCGAGTTCGAGCCCGCGGTCGACCTCTCCTCCGCAGCCGGCCGCGCGCTTCAGTCGCAGATTTTGGAGTTCGTCGATCTTGCCGAGCACCTCGGACCGCGAAGGCCACTTTCGCCGATAACAGCAGCCAGTATACGCGAGACGTTGTTGGGTGCTTTGCTCCACGGCCAGCATCACAGCGCCAGCGACGCGATCGACCGGTTTGGCGGACGGGCCGAAACGCTGCCACAATCGTTGCGACGGGCGCGCGAGTTCTTATACGCGCACGCGGACGAGCCGCTCGATCTCGAGCAGCTTTCCGCAGCCGCCGGCACGGGTATCCGTGCGCTGCAGCTCGGCTTCCGGCGGCATTTCGGCACATCGATTTCCGAGATGCTGCGCGACATCCGCCTTGCGCACCTCAACGTCAGGCTGGCCGTCGCCTCCCCTAACGACAGCGTCACCGATATCGCATTCGAGCTGGGATTTACCCATCTGAGCCGTATGGCGAGCGCCTATCGGATCAAGTTCGGTGAAACGCCCTCCGCGACCCTGCGCGGAATGAACTAG
- a CDS encoding MarR family winged helix-turn-helix transcriptional regulator, which translates to MTLDSETKAVELPEHHGDELRLWLRLLTCTTLIEGEVRSRLRERFDVTLPRFDLMAQLDKVPEGMTLSDVSKRMMVSNGNVTGLVERLVESGHLDRRTSEVDRRVQVIRLTKAGRAEFRKMAAEHELWIADIFGDLTPKDVRELMRLLAKTKTSAQKSARARGD; encoded by the coding sequence ATGACTCTCGATTCAGAGACCAAGGCCGTCGAACTCCCGGAGCATCATGGCGACGAACTCAGGCTGTGGCTTCGCCTCCTGACCTGCACGACCTTGATCGAGGGCGAGGTACGCAGCCGCTTGCGCGAGCGCTTCGACGTCACGCTGCCGCGGTTCGACCTGATGGCCCAGCTCGACAAGGTGCCGGAGGGCATGACGCTGTCCGATGTCTCCAAGCGGATGATGGTTTCGAATGGCAACGTCACTGGCCTCGTCGAGCGCCTGGTCGAATCCGGGCATCTCGACCGCCGCACCTCGGAGGTCGATCGCCGCGTGCAGGTGATCCGCCTGACCAAGGCCGGTCGTGCCGAATTCCGCAAAATGGCGGCGGAACACGAGTTATGGATCGCCGATATTTTTGGAGACCTGACACCGAAGGACGTCCGCGAGCTGATGCGCCTCTTGGCCAAGACCAAAACTTCGGCGCAGAAATCCGCGAGAGCGCGGGGCGACTGA
- a CDS encoding ABC transporter substrate-binding protein, giving the protein MKQSLKLTGLALLLGFASAPAAAQEKIKIGVITTLSGPAAVLGQQSRDGFQLAVKELGGKMAGKDVEVIVVDDELKPDGAVTKAKGLLERETVDFVVGPIFSNILQAIHRPVTGNKTFLISPNAGPSSYAGKECSPFFYVTSYQNDQVHEILGKVAQDRGYKRMYVLVPNYQAGKDSAAGFKLDYKGEIVEESYTPLGTLDFQVELTKIASSKVDALFTFMPGGMGVGLVKQYRQAGLADKIPVLSAFTVDESTLPAQQDAAVGMFGGANWAPNMDNPHSKKFVAAYEAAYNSVPGTYAMQGYDTAMLIDSAVKAVKGDLKNKDAVSAALKRAEFTSLRGDFKFNVNGYPIQNFYLTKVAKRPDGKFQTEIVEKVFSNYGDRYAKDCTAAK; this is encoded by the coding sequence ATGAAGCAGTCGTTGAAACTGACAGGGCTTGCCCTTTTGCTGGGGTTTGCCTCCGCTCCGGCCGCAGCGCAGGAGAAGATCAAGATCGGCGTGATCACGACCTTGTCCGGCCCGGCGGCCGTACTCGGCCAGCAATCCCGCGACGGCTTCCAGCTCGCAGTCAAGGAGCTCGGCGGCAAGATGGCTGGCAAGGACGTCGAGGTGATCGTCGTCGACGACGAACTCAAGCCCGATGGCGCCGTGACCAAAGCCAAGGGCCTGCTCGAGCGCGAGACGGTGGATTTCGTCGTCGGGCCGATCTTCTCCAACATCCTGCAGGCCATTCACCGGCCAGTGACGGGGAACAAGACGTTCCTGATCAGCCCGAACGCGGGGCCGTCGAGCTATGCCGGCAAGGAGTGCAGCCCGTTCTTCTACGTGACATCGTACCAGAACGACCAGGTTCACGAGATCCTCGGCAAGGTCGCCCAGGACCGCGGCTACAAGCGCATGTACGTGCTGGTGCCGAACTATCAGGCCGGCAAGGATTCGGCGGCCGGATTCAAGCTCGACTACAAGGGCGAGATCGTCGAGGAGAGCTATACACCGCTCGGCACGCTGGATTTCCAGGTCGAACTGACCAAGATCGCCTCCTCCAAGGTCGATGCGCTGTTCACCTTCATGCCGGGCGGCATGGGTGTCGGCCTCGTCAAGCAGTACCGGCAGGCCGGCCTCGCCGACAAGATCCCGGTGCTGTCGGCGTTCACGGTCGACGAATCGACCCTGCCCGCGCAGCAGGATGCCGCCGTCGGCATGTTCGGCGGCGCCAACTGGGCGCCGAACATGGACAATCCCCACAGCAAAAAATTCGTCGCTGCTTACGAGGCTGCCTATAACAGCGTGCCCGGCACCTACGCCATGCAGGGCTATGATACGGCCATGCTGATCGACAGCGCGGTGAAGGCGGTGAAGGGCGATCTGAAGAACAAGGACGCTGTCTCGGCAGCGCTGAAGAGGGCCGAGTTCACTTCGCTGCGCGGCGACTTCAAGTTCAACGTCAACGGCTATCCGATCCAGAATTTCTATCTGACCAAGGTCGCCAAGCGTCCGGACGGCAAATTCCAGACCGAGATCGTCGAGAAGGTGTTTTCCAACTACGGCGATCGCTATGCCAAGGATTGCACGGCCGCGAAATAA
- a CDS encoding cupin domain-containing protein yields the protein MKTEIAGITRANEGIQGISWSILGQTYVPKSVTEHSFSWHATLPPETFVPPHIHPDQDEYLYILEGQLDFFLDGAETQATPGDLVRLPMGKPHGIFNKSGRTAKTLFWVSPTRRLYDLFWAIHNMKEQKPDAVVALAAEHNIHFLPPPPGA from the coding sequence ATGAAGACTGAAATCGCCGGCATCACCCGCGCCAACGAGGGAATCCAGGGAATTTCCTGGAGCATTCTCGGTCAGACCTATGTGCCGAAGAGCGTCACCGAGCATTCCTTCTCCTGGCATGCGACGTTGCCGCCCGAGACTTTTGTGCCGCCGCACATCCATCCCGATCAGGACGAGTATCTCTATATCCTGGAAGGGCAGCTCGACTTCTTCCTCGACGGCGCCGAAACGCAGGCGACACCCGGCGATCTGGTTCGCCTGCCGATGGGCAAGCCGCACGGCATCTTCAACAAGTCAGGACGGACCGCGAAGACGCTGTTCTGGGTCTCGCCGACACGGCGGCTCTACGACCTGTTCTGGGCGATCCACAACATGAAGGAGCAGAAGCCGGACGCGGTGGTGGCGCTGGCGGCCGAGCACAACATCCACTTCCTGCCGCCGCCTCCGGGGGCGTGA